Proteins from a genomic interval of Ramlibacter algicola:
- a CDS encoding efflux RND transporter permease subunit produces the protein MNFSKFFIDRPIFAGVLSVLIFLSGLIALRGLPISEYPEVVPPTVVVRANYPGANPKVIAETVATPLEEAINGVEGMLYMSSQATTDGLLTLNVTFKLGTDPDKAQQLVQNRVSQAEPRLPEEVRRLGLSTVKSAPDITMVVHLVSPNGRYGMDYLRNYAVLNVKDRLARIQGVGQVGIWGGGEYAMRIWLDPQKVAQRGLSAGDLAHAVRGENVQAAAGAVGASPTLPGVDVQMSLNAQGRLTNEQEFGDVIVKAGADGAVTRLRDVARLELGAADYSLRSLLDNQPAVGIGVFQSPGSNALEISEQVRATMAEIAKTMPEGVEYRIAYDPTQFVRASIKSVVQTLLEAIALVVLVVILFLQTWRASLIPLLAVPVSVVGTFAVLHLLGFSINALSLFGLVLAIGIVVDDAIVVVENVERNIEAGHSPLQATYIAMREVSGPIIAIALVLVAVFVPLAFISGLTGQFYRQFAVTIAISTVISAINSLTLSPALAALLLRGHDAPKDALTRFMDKWLGWLFRGFNRAFGRGADKYAGGLRGAVGRKALMLGVYAALAVATVGLFKAVPGGFVPGQDKQYLIGFAQLPDGATLDRTESVIRKMGEIAQKNPNVAGTLAFPGLSINGFTNSSNSGIVFAMLKPFEERKHADQSGNAVAQQLNQQFAGIQDAFIVMFPPPPVQGLGTTGGFKLQLEDRASLGYDAMDAAVKAFMAKASQAPELAGLFTSWQVNVPQLWADVDRTKARQLNVPLTDIFDTLQIYLGSLYVNDFNKFGRTYSVRMQADAPYRAHADDIGLLKVRSTTGEMVPLSALMKVRESYGPERAMRYNGYLAADINGGAAPGYSSHQAQAAIERIAAETLPPGITFEWTDLTYQEILAGNSALWVFPLAVLLVFLVLAAQYESLTLPLSIILIVPMGLLAAMTGVWLSRGDNNMFTQIGLMVLVGLSAKNAILIVEFARELEFAGRTPVQAALEAARLRLRPILMTSLAFVMGVLPLVLSTGAGAEMRQAMGVAVFAGMIGVTAFGLFLTPVFYVVLRRLAGNRPLRQHGPSTHEDPVPAFGGGATARALPAAPRLHD, from the coding sequence ATGAACTTTTCGAAATTCTTCATCGACCGGCCGATCTTCGCGGGCGTGCTATCCGTGCTGATCTTCCTGTCCGGGCTGATCGCGCTGCGCGGGCTGCCGATTTCCGAGTACCCGGAAGTCGTTCCGCCCACTGTCGTCGTGCGGGCCAACTACCCGGGCGCCAATCCGAAGGTGATCGCCGAGACGGTCGCCACGCCGCTCGAGGAAGCGATCAACGGCGTCGAGGGCATGCTCTACATGAGCAGCCAGGCCACCACCGACGGCCTGCTCACGCTGAACGTCACGTTCAAGCTCGGCACGGACCCGGACAAGGCGCAGCAGCTGGTGCAGAACCGCGTCTCGCAGGCCGAGCCGCGGCTGCCGGAGGAAGTGCGCCGCCTCGGCCTGTCCACGGTCAAGAGCGCGCCGGACATCACGATGGTCGTGCACCTGGTGTCGCCCAACGGCCGCTACGGCATGGACTACCTGCGCAACTACGCGGTGCTCAACGTCAAGGACCGGCTCGCGCGCATCCAGGGTGTCGGCCAGGTCGGCATCTGGGGCGGCGGCGAGTACGCGATGCGCATCTGGCTCGACCCGCAGAAGGTCGCGCAGCGCGGGCTGTCGGCGGGTGACCTCGCGCATGCGGTGCGCGGCGAGAACGTGCAGGCCGCGGCCGGCGCCGTCGGTGCCTCGCCCACGCTGCCTGGCGTGGATGTGCAGATGTCGCTGAACGCGCAAGGCCGGCTGACCAACGAGCAGGAGTTCGGCGACGTCATCGTCAAGGCCGGCGCCGACGGCGCCGTGACGCGCCTGCGCGACGTCGCGCGGCTGGAGCTCGGCGCGGCCGACTACTCGCTGCGCTCGCTGCTGGACAACCAGCCGGCCGTGGGCATCGGCGTCTTCCAGTCGCCCGGCTCCAACGCGCTCGAGATCTCCGAGCAGGTGCGCGCCACCATGGCCGAGATCGCGAAGACGATGCCCGAGGGCGTCGAGTACCGCATCGCCTACGACCCGACGCAGTTCGTGCGCGCCTCGATCAAGTCGGTGGTGCAGACGCTGCTGGAAGCCATCGCGCTCGTCGTGCTGGTGGTGATCCTGTTCCTGCAGACCTGGCGTGCGTCGCTGATCCCGCTGCTGGCCGTGCCGGTGTCGGTGGTCGGCACCTTCGCCGTGCTGCACCTGCTGGGGTTCTCGATCAACGCGCTGAGCCTGTTCGGGCTGGTGCTCGCGATCGGCATCGTCGTCGACGACGCGATCGTGGTGGTGGAGAACGTCGAGCGCAACATCGAGGCCGGGCACTCGCCGCTGCAGGCCACGTACATCGCGATGCGCGAAGTGTCCGGGCCGATCATCGCCATCGCACTGGTGCTGGTCGCCGTGTTCGTGCCGCTGGCGTTCATCAGCGGCCTGACGGGCCAGTTCTACCGCCAGTTCGCGGTCACCATCGCGATCTCCACCGTCATCTCGGCGATCAATTCGCTGACGCTGTCGCCCGCGCTGGCTGCGTTGCTGCTGCGCGGCCACGACGCGCCGAAGGATGCGCTGACGCGCTTCATGGACAAGTGGCTGGGCTGGCTGTTCCGCGGCTTCAACCGCGCGTTCGGCCGCGGCGCCGACAAGTACGCCGGCGGCCTGCGCGGTGCCGTCGGCCGCAAGGCGCTGATGCTGGGCGTGTACGCGGCGCTGGCCGTCGCCACCGTGGGCCTGTTCAAGGCCGTCCCCGGTGGGTTCGTGCCGGGCCAGGACAAGCAGTACCTGATCGGCTTCGCGCAATTGCCCGACGGCGCGACGCTCGACCGCACCGAGTCGGTGATCCGCAAGATGGGCGAGATCGCGCAGAAGAACCCGAACGTGGCGGGCACGCTGGCCTTCCCGGGCCTGTCGATCAACGGCTTCACCAACAGCTCGAACTCCGGGATCGTGTTCGCGATGCTCAAGCCCTTCGAGGAGCGCAAGCACGCGGACCAGAGCGGCAACGCGGTCGCGCAGCAGCTGAACCAGCAGTTCGCCGGCATCCAGGACGCGTTCATCGTGATGTTCCCGCCCCCGCCCGTGCAGGGCCTGGGCACCACCGGCGGCTTCAAGCTGCAGCTGGAGGACCGCGCCTCGCTCGGCTATGACGCGATGGATGCGGCGGTGAAGGCATTCATGGCGAAAGCTTCGCAGGCGCCCGAGCTCGCCGGCCTGTTCACCAGCTGGCAGGTCAACGTGCCGCAGCTATGGGCCGACGTCGACCGCACCAAGGCGCGCCAGCTGAACGTGCCGCTCACGGACATCTTCGACACGCTGCAGATCTACCTGGGCAGCCTGTACGTGAACGACTTCAACAAGTTCGGCCGCACGTACTCGGTGCGCATGCAGGCGGACGCGCCCTACCGCGCGCACGCCGACGACATCGGCCTGCTGAAGGTGCGCTCCACCACCGGCGAGATGGTGCCGCTGTCGGCGCTGATGAAGGTGCGCGAGAGCTACGGCCCCGAGCGCGCCATGCGCTACAACGGGTACCTGGCCGCCGACATCAACGGCGGTGCGGCGCCCGGCTACTCCTCGCACCAGGCGCAGGCCGCCATCGAGCGCATCGCCGCCGAGACGCTGCCGCCCGGCATCACGTTCGAGTGGACCGACCTCACCTACCAGGAGATCCTGGCCGGCAACTCGGCGCTGTGGGTGTTCCCGCTCGCCGTGCTGCTGGTGTTCCTGGTGCTGGCCGCGCAGTACGAGAGCCTGACGCTGCCGCTGTCGATCATCCTGATCGTGCCGATGGGGCTGCTGGCCGCCATGACCGGCGTGTGGCTCTCGCGCGGGGACAACAACATGTTCACCCAGATCGGGCTGATGGTGCTGGTCGGGCTGTCGGCGAAGAACGCGATCCTGATCGTGGAGTTCGCGCGCGAGCTCGAGTTCGCCGGCCGCACGCCGGTGCAAGCGGCGCTCGAAGCGGCCCGTCTGCGCCTGCGTCCGATCCTGATGACGTCGCTGGCCTTCGTGATGGGCGTGCTGCCGCTGGTGCTGTCCACCGGCGCCGGCGCCGAGATGCGCCAGGCCATGGGCGTGGCCGTGTTCGCCGGGATGATCGGCGTGACCGCGTTCGGCCTGTTCCTCACGCCGGTGTTCTACGTGGTGCTGCGTCGCCTGGCCGGCAACCGGCCGCTGCGCCAGCACGGTCCG